Proteins encoded by one window of Rubrobacter indicoceani:
- a CDS encoding sugar porter family MFS transporter: MAAGGVSGVRKRRRFVNTAAAITATGGLLFGYDTGVISGALLFIRQDFAPLSPFMEGIIVSFLLVGAVIGAVSGGPISDRFGRRPTVLIAAVIFGIGALAVAFSPSVFILVFGRLILGLGVGLASMIVPLYIAEIAPADRRGALVSLNQLMITIGILLSYIVGVIFAPVEGWRYMFGVAIVPAIILGVGMFRLPESPRWLFENGRIDRAREVLGRTRSEQEIELEFKEMEEIKNQERNRARVSYRELLEPYVRPMLIIGIGLAVFQQITGINTVIYYAPTILQGVGFSEGGAIAATALGVGVVNVGFTILAVYLIDRVGRKPLLIVGLIGMVVSLTLLGFVFATGGSSGVTGVLATACLGLYIASFAISLGPVFWLMISEIYPLRIRGTAMSVASLANWGSNFLVALSFPIILAGFGGAGAFWLFAVLGIVAWVFVYLKVPETKGRTLEQIEAGFRGVEVAGSRRVR, encoded by the coding sequence ATGGCGGCTGGTGGGGTCAGTGGTGTGCGGAAGAGGCGCAGGTTCGTCAATACCGCGGCGGCCATTACGGCTACGGGTGGGTTACTGTTCGGGTACGACACGGGGGTCATCTCCGGTGCGTTGCTTTTCATAAGGCAGGATTTCGCGCCGCTCTCGCCGTTTATGGAGGGAATAATCGTCAGCTTCCTGCTGGTGGGGGCGGTTATAGGGGCTGTCTCCGGCGGGCCGATTTCTGACAGGTTCGGTCGCAGGCCGACAGTATTGATCGCAGCCGTGATCTTCGGTATCGGTGCGCTCGCTGTGGCGTTCTCACCGAGCGTATTCATCCTTGTCTTCGGGCGGTTGATACTGGGGCTTGGGGTGGGGCTTGCGTCTATGATCGTCCCGCTCTATATTGCGGAGATAGCTCCGGCGGACAGGCGCGGCGCGCTTGTATCGTTGAACCAGCTCATGATCACCATCGGCATCCTTCTCTCGTATATCGTCGGGGTGATCTTCGCACCTGTGGAGGGCTGGCGGTATATGTTCGGGGTCGCGATAGTTCCGGCGATCATTCTCGGAGTGGGGATGTTCAGGCTCCCCGAAAGCCCGCGCTGGCTCTTCGAGAACGGACGCATTGATCGGGCGCGTGAGGTTCTCGGTCGTACGCGAAGCGAGCAGGAGATAGAACTTGAATTCAAGGAGATGGAGGAGATAAAGAACCAGGAGCGAAACCGGGCGCGGGTCAGCTACCGGGAGCTTCTCGAACCGTACGTCCGACCGATGCTCATCATCGGCATCGGGCTTGCGGTCTTTCAGCAGATCACGGGCATAAACACCGTCATCTACTACGCTCCGACCATCCTTCAGGGTGTAGGCTTCTCTGAGGGTGGGGCGATAGCGGCGACCGCCCTCGGTGTCGGGGTCGTAAACGTCGGGTTCACCATACTCGCCGTCTACCTCATAGATCGCGTGGGCAGGAAGCCCCTCCTGATAGTCGGCTTGATCGGGATGGTAGTCAGCCTCACGCTGCTCGGCTTCGTCTTCGCTACGGGTGGTTCTTCCGGTGTGACGGGCGTGCTTGCAACGGCCTGTCTCGGGCTTTATATTGCCTCGTTTGCTATAAGCCTCGGCCCGGTGTTCTGGTTGATGATCTCGGAGATCTACCCCCTCAGGATTCGTGGTACGGCGATGAGCGTCGCTTCCCTGGCAAACTGGGGTTCGAACTTCCTTGTCGCCCTGTCTTTCCCCATAATCCTGGCTGGGTTCGGTGGCGCAGGGGCGTTCTGGCTCTTCGCCGTCCTTGGCATCGTCGCGTGGGTTTTCGTCTACCTCAAAGTCCCGGAGACGAAAGGCCGCACCCTGGAGCAGATAGAAGCCGGCTTCAGAGGCGTAGAGGTGGCCGGAAGCCGACGCGTCCGCTGA
- the sufB gene encoding Fe-S cluster assembly protein SufB yields the protein MPADKTIQELGLDEYKFGFRDPEEYFFKTPRKGIDPEIVAMISKHKNEPEWMLEYRLKALEAFYAKPTPQWGGDLSELDFDDIFYYISPMENQGRSWDDVPDDIKNTFERLGIPQAERESLAGVGAQYESEVVYHSLKKEWDDAGVIFMDMDSGLREHEDIVREYFGTIIPADDNKFSALNSAVWSGGSFVYVPKGVHIDIPLQAYFRINAENMGQFERTLIIADEGSSVHYIEGCTAPTYTSNSLHSAVVELIAKPNARIRYSTIQNWSHNTYNLVTKRAVAEKNATVEWVDGNLGSKLTMKYPAVYLTGEGARGEILSVAYAGDGQHQDAGGKVVHAAPNTSSLITSKSISKGTGRSTYRGLLKVHEGAVNAKSRVECDALLLDEQARTDTYPYIEIEEKKVNTEHEATVSKVGEDQLFYLMSRGMSEEEAMAMVVNGFIEPIAKELPLEYALELNRLIQLEMEGSVG from the coding sequence ATGCCAGCAGACAAGACAATTCAGGAACTGGGACTCGACGAGTACAAGTTTGGCTTCCGGGACCCGGAAGAGTACTTTTTCAAGACGCCGAGGAAGGGCATAGACCCGGAGATCGTCGCCATGATCTCCAAGCACAAAAACGAGCCGGAGTGGATGCTCGAGTACCGTCTTAAGGCGCTTGAAGCGTTCTACGCGAAGCCGACCCCGCAGTGGGGCGGCGACCTCTCCGAGCTCGACTTCGACGACATCTTCTACTACATAAGCCCGATGGAGAACCAGGGCCGCAGTTGGGACGACGTGCCAGACGACATAAAGAACACCTTTGAGCGGCTCGGAATTCCGCAGGCCGAGCGCGAGTCGCTCGCAGGGGTCGGGGCGCAGTACGAGTCCGAGGTCGTGTATCACTCGCTCAAGAAAGAGTGGGACGACGCGGGCGTTATCTTTATGGACATGGACTCCGGGCTTCGCGAGCACGAGGACATCGTCAGAGAGTACTTCGGGACGATCATCCCGGCCGACGACAACAAGTTCAGCGCGCTGAACAGCGCGGTCTGGTCGGGCGGCTCGTTTGTGTACGTCCCGAAAGGCGTTCACATAGACATCCCGCTTCAGGCTTACTTCCGCATCAACGCGGAGAACATGGGCCAGTTCGAGCGGACGCTCATTATCGCCGACGAGGGCTCCTCGGTTCACTACATCGAGGGCTGCACGGCCCCGACGTACACGAGCAACTCGCTTCACTCGGCGGTCGTCGAGCTTATAGCGAAGCCGAACGCGAGGATTCGTTACTCGACCATCCAGAACTGGTCGCACAACACCTACAACCTCGTTACCAAGCGGGCGGTCGCCGAGAAGAACGCCACCGTCGAGTGGGTTGACGGAAACCTCGGAAGCAAGCTCACGATGAAGTATCCGGCGGTCTACCTGACCGGCGAGGGCGCGAGGGGCGAGATCCTCTCGGTCGCCTACGCTGGCGACGGACAGCACCAGGACGCGGGCGGCAAGGTCGTCCACGCCGCGCCGAACACTTCGAGCCTGATCACCTCCAAGTCCATCTCCAAAGGAACCGGGCGTTCGACGTATCGCGGGCTGCTCAAGGTTCACGAGGGCGCGGTAAACGCCAAGAGCCGGGTGGAGTGCGACGCGCTCCTGCTCGACGAGCAGGCCCGGACGGACACGTACCCGTACATCGAGATCGAAGAGAAGAAGGTCAACACCGAGCATGAGGCCACGGTCTCGAAGGTCGGTGAAGACCAGCTCTTCTACCTCATGAGCCGGGGCATGTCGGAGGAAGAGGCGATGGCGATGGTCGTAAACGGCTTCATCGAGCCGATCGCCAAGGAGCTTCCGCTGGAGTACGCGCTGGAGCTCAACCGCCTGATCCAGCTAGAGATGGAAGGCTCCGTCGGCTAG
- the sufD gene encoding Fe-S cluster assembly protein SufD, translated as MSATNSTNGVPETLKNKGVSEESVKALAAFKDEPSWVSEKRISAFEKFDSFPMPTLKQEAWKYTDVSDFSFDDYIPYSPSPDVQSEADLPEAVQTLIKEGEENSALIVQHNSETSYRRVDDDLAAKGVILTDLHAALRDHEDLVKDKLFGLVPEDYDKFAALSAAAFSGGTFLYVPAGVSVEVPIQSYRWLDVDGAIMPRTLVIVEENAQVTYLDEYASSGGDGEAFCNAAVELYVGEGANLRYVSLQNWARNVMHFNTIRSTAGKDATINSLVVSFGANLSRTNVEAGLDEAGSDSEMLGLYFADEDQLVDHHTLQDHRAPSAHSDLLYKGALRDESLAVFSGLIKVEPGAQKTDAYQTNRNIILGTDDAMAVSLPNLEIMADDVKCSHGSTTGQVDESELFYLMSRGIPRLEAEKLVVFGFFGDVTSRIPLEGLREKLNLAIEEKIGIGFDKSVTR; from the coding sequence ATGAGCGCGACGAATAGTACGAACGGTGTGCCGGAGACCCTGAAGAACAAGGGCGTGAGCGAGGAGTCGGTGAAGGCTCTTGCGGCGTTCAAGGACGAACCTTCGTGGGTGTCGGAGAAGCGCATCTCGGCGTTCGAGAAGTTCGACTCGTTCCCGATGCCGACGCTCAAGCAGGAGGCGTGGAAATATACGGACGTATCGGACTTCTCCTTCGATGACTACATCCCGTACTCGCCGTCGCCGGACGTGCAGAGCGAGGCCGATCTGCCCGAAGCCGTGCAGACGCTCATAAAGGAGGGCGAGGAGAACTCCGCGCTTATCGTGCAGCACAACTCCGAGACAAGCTACCGCCGCGTCGATGACGACCTCGCCGCGAAGGGCGTGATCCTCACCGACCTGCACGCCGCCCTGCGCGACCACGAGGACCTCGTCAAAGACAAGCTCTTCGGCCTAGTACCGGAGGATTACGACAAGTTCGCGGCGTTATCGGCGGCGGCGTTTTCGGGCGGGACGTTCCTGTACGTTCCGGCGGGGGTCTCGGTCGAGGTGCCTATTCAGAGCTACCGCTGGCTGGATGTCGACGGTGCGATCATGCCGCGCACGCTCGTCATAGTCGAGGAGAACGCTCAGGTTACGTACCTCGATGAGTACGCCTCAAGCGGCGGCGACGGTGAGGCGTTCTGTAACGCGGCGGTCGAGTTGTACGTCGGTGAGGGCGCGAACCTCAGGTACGTCTCCCTGCAGAACTGGGCGCGGAACGTGATGCACTTCAACACCATCCGTTCGACGGCGGGCAAGGACGCGACGATAAACTCACTTGTCGTCTCGTTCGGGGCGAACCTCTCCCGAACAAACGTCGAGGCCGGGCTGGACGAAGCCGGGAGCGACTCGGAGATGCTAGGGCTGTACTTCGCGGACGAGGACCAGCTCGTAGACCACCACACCTTGCAGGATCACCGCGCCCCGAGCGCGCACTCAGACCTGCTCTACAAGGGCGCGCTCCGCGACGAATCCCTCGCCGTTTTCAGCGGCCTCATCAAGGTCGAGCCGGGCGCACAGAAAACCGACGCCTACCAGACGAACCGGAACATCATCCTCGGCACCGACGACGCGATGGCCGTGAGCCTGCCTAACCTTGAGATCATGGCTGATGATGTCAAATGCTCTCACGGCTCCACGACCGGGCAGGTCGACGAGTCCGAACTCTTCTACCTCATGAGCCGGGGCATCCCGCGCCTCGAAGCCGAGAAGCTCGTCGTCTTCGGCTTCTTCGGCGACGTAACGAGCCGCATCCCGCTCGAAGGACTCCGCGAGAAGCTCAACCTCGCAATCGAGGAGAAGATAGGCATCGGCTTCGACAAGAGCGTAACCCGCTAG
- a CDS encoding PPOX class F420-dependent oxidoreductase — MADTKNGPELHPDTVKLAQGANFGSITTILPSGLLQTHLIWVDSDGERVVVNTEVHRTKYKNIQRDPRVTLTIRDEENPYRYAEVRGRVDETVTGQAAREHIDRLAQKYTGEDYPVDQIKSERVQMWIVPERQTVVDQTNPDIGA; from the coding sequence ATGGCTGATACAAAGAACGGTCCGGAACTGCACCCTGACACGGTAAAGCTGGCGCAGGGGGCCAACTTCGGTTCTATTACGACGATCCTGCCGAGCGGTCTTCTCCAGACGCACCTTATCTGGGTTGACTCCGACGGCGAGCGGGTCGTGGTGAATACCGAGGTTCATCGGACAAAGTACAAGAACATCCAGAGAGACCCGAGGGTAACGCTCACCATCCGCGATGAAGAAAATCCGTATCGCTATGCGGAGGTACGCGGGCGGGTGGACGAGACCGTAACGGGGCAGGCGGCGCGCGAGCACATAGACCGGCTGGCGCAGAAATATACCGGCGAGGATTATCCGGTAGACCAGATAAAGAGCGAGCGCGTCCAGATGTGGATCGTCCCCGAACGCCAGACCGTTGTGGATCAGACCAACCCCGACATCGGAGCCTGA
- a CDS encoding non-heme iron oxygenase ferredoxin subunit, producing the protein MSDQQFHKLAPADDVPPGGMKQYTVEGRPVALVNADGEFHAFEDVCTHQFVHLTEGELLPDGKVKCPLHGASFDVVTGEAKSLPAVKGVPVHELKIERAEIYVALNPERVKTGKRRRRTG; encoded by the coding sequence ATGTCCGACCAACAGTTCCACAAGCTCGCCCCGGCGGATGACGTTCCGCCGGGAGGGATGAAGCAGTATACGGTAGAGGGTCGCCCGGTCGCCCTCGTCAACGCAGACGGGGAATTCCACGCCTTTGAGGACGTCTGCACGCACCAGTTCGTCCACCTGACGGAAGGTGAACTGTTACCGGACGGCAAGGTCAAGTGTCCGCTGCACGGTGCATCCTTCGACGTTGTAACCGGTGAAGCGAAAAGCCTCCCCGCCGTCAAGGGCGTCCCCGTCCACGAGTTGAAGATAGAGCGCGCAGAAATATACGTCGCCCTCAACCCCGAGCGCGTTAAGACCGGAAAGCGGCGGCGCAGGACGGGTTAG
- a CDS encoding YgfZ/GcvT domain-containing protein: MRKDEIQNPRYEKVSIGLPFEEGVFTVEFPERRVLRLSRKSRAGDPTGMLDAILTNDAPKEEAGAVYSLLLNAKGRVLTDVTVVKDGEDLLVVVEGEGVEAARETLGRYAPFSRVEVQETELVVLGLFGPGASDIVPDGEETVYASPLFEPSFLLLTAGDELPRTLTRLKEAGAVAAEEKAYETERVYRAIPRFGRDVTPENFPAEAHLERRAIDFKKGCYPGQETVARMHYRGQPNKLLYRFMAEGNVEPGSAIFQNEKEVGYVTSVAPLEVDGETYALGYLKRRADATGELVSGNAALKASAPVDS; the protein is encoded by the coding sequence CACCGTTGAATTTCCCGAGAGACGGGTGTTGAGGCTCTCAAGGAAAAGCCGCGCGGGAGACCCGACCGGGATGCTCGACGCCATACTGACGAACGACGCTCCGAAGGAAGAGGCCGGGGCCGTCTACTCCCTGCTCCTGAACGCCAAAGGCCGGGTCCTGACGGACGTGACCGTTGTAAAAGATGGGGAGGACCTGCTCGTCGTGGTAGAGGGAGAAGGGGTTGAAGCCGCGCGGGAGACGCTCGGCAGGTACGCTCCTTTCTCGCGGGTCGAGGTGCAGGAGACGGAGCTTGTGGTTCTCGGGCTCTTCGGGCCGGGAGCGTCGGACATCGTCCCCGACGGCGAAGAAACTGTTTACGCTTCGCCCCTGTTTGAACCCTCGTTTCTGCTGCTCACCGCAGGTGACGAGTTGCCGAGAACCCTGACCCGCCTGAAAGAGGCCGGAGCGGTCGCCGCCGAAGAGAAGGCCTACGAAACGGAGCGCGTCTATCGGGCGATACCGCGCTTCGGGCGCGACGTAACGCCGGAGAACTTCCCCGCCGAAGCACACCTGGAAAGACGCGCCATAGACTTCAAGAAGGGCTGTTACCCCGGTCAGGAGACCGTTGCGCGGATGCATTACAGGGGCCAGCCGAACAAGCTCCTCTACCGCTTCATGGCAGAAGGAAACGTTGAGCCGGGGTCTGCAATCTTCCAAAACGAGAAAGAGGTCGGATACGTAACGAGCGTCGCGCCGCTCGAGGTTGATGGTGAAACCTACGCCCTCGGCTACCTTAAACGTCGGGCCGACGCGACCGGAGAACTCGTCTCGGGAAACGCGGCCCTGAAAGCCTCCGCGCCGGTGGATTCGTGA
- a CDS encoding class I SAM-dependent methyltransferase gives MQTSGDGRSVGEHYSYGQGGLLERIAASLVANGLDPQNLTPEDLAPVDQFHSRGRQATLDLADVSGITAEMRVLDVGGGLGGPARTLASQVGCTVEVLDLTEEFCRVGRELTARTGLDGLVFFTHGNALDIPFPAASFDAVWTQHSTMNIPDKPRLYSEIRRVLKPGGKLVMHEIFTAGEQDIHFPVPWAKTPAISHLVTQEEARETISESGFRNVAWTDETDSSAGWFRERAARMPSDPPPGPPPPGLPVVLGPAFKEMFGNQVRNLAENRISVARGVFEATSA, from the coding sequence ATGCAGACATCCGGGGACGGCCGGTCGGTCGGCGAACACTACAGCTACGGTCAGGGCGGACTGCTGGAGCGCATCGCGGCGTCCCTCGTCGCAAACGGCCTCGATCCGCAGAACCTCACCCCGGAAGACCTGGCCCCGGTGGATCAATTCCACTCGCGGGGCAGGCAGGCGACCCTCGACCTCGCAGACGTCTCCGGCATCACCGCCGAGATGCGCGTCCTCGATGTCGGCGGCGGCCTCGGCGGCCCGGCCCGGACCCTCGCCTCACAGGTCGGCTGCACCGTCGAAGTCCTTGACCTGACCGAGGAGTTCTGCCGTGTCGGACGCGAGCTCACCGCCCGAACCGGACTGGACGGACTGGTTTTCTTTACCCACGGCAACGCCCTCGACATCCCGTTCCCCGCCGCATCCTTCGACGCCGTCTGGACCCAGCACAGCACCATGAACATCCCGGACAAACCACGCCTGTACTCCGAGATCCGCCGCGTCCTGAAACCCGGCGGCAAGCTCGTGATGCACGAGATCTTCACCGCCGGAGAACAGGACATCCACTTCCCGGTCCCCTGGGCAAAAACCCCCGCCATCAGCCACCTCGTAACGCAGGAAGAGGCGAGAGAGACGATCTCCGAAAGCGGCTTCCGCAACGTTGCCTGGACCGACGAAACCGACAGCTCAGCAGGGTGGTTTCGCGAACGAGCCGCCAGGATGCCGTCCGATCCGCCTCCCGGACCGCCGCCCCCCGGCCTTCCCGTAGTCCTCGGCCCGGCCTTCAAAGAGATGTTCGGCAACCAGGTCAGAAACCTCGCCGAAAACCGGATCTCCGTCGCCCGGGGCGTCTTTGAAGCCACCTCCGCCTGA
- the sufC gene encoding Fe-S cluster assembly ATPase SufC encodes MRGPMLKIENLHAGIEGVEGEIIKGLDLEVGKGEIHAVMGPNGSGKSTLSNVLMGHPRYEVFDGSITFLGEDALELEADERAKLGMFLAFQYPSEVPGVSVANFLRTAVNAVREEQLRPMEMYKLLLSKMEIMQMDPKFAERYLNDGFSGGEKKRNEILQMLMLEPKLAIMDETDSGLDIDALQVVSAGVNELRGPEFSAVIITHYNRILKYIEPDHVHVMLDGRLVTSGGKELALTLEERGYDWVREEFGSKA; translated from the coding sequence TTGCGGGGTCCGATGCTAAAAATAGAGAACCTTCACGCCGGAATAGAGGGTGTAGAGGGTGAGATCATCAAGGGTCTCGATCTTGAAGTCGGGAAGGGTGAGATCCACGCGGTAATGGGGCCTAACGGCTCCGGGAAATCCACCCTGTCGAACGTCCTTATGGGTCATCCGCGTTACGAGGTGTTCGACGGTTCCATCACCTTTCTTGGAGAGGACGCTCTTGAGCTGGAGGCCGACGAGCGGGCCAAGCTCGGCATGTTCCTCGCCTTCCAGTACCCGAGTGAGGTTCCGGGCGTGAGCGTCGCCAACTTCTTGAGAACTGCGGTAAACGCCGTTCGGGAAGAGCAGCTCCGACCGATGGAGATGTACAAGCTCCTTCTGTCGAAGATGGAGATCATGCAGATGGACCCGAAGTTCGCCGAGCGGTATCTGAACGACGGGTTCTCCGGCGGCGAGAAAAAGCGCAACGAGATCCTTCAGATGCTCATGCTGGAGCCTAAGCTCGCCATCATGGACGAGACGGACTCCGGCCTCGACATAGATGCGCTTCAGGTTGTATCGGCGGGTGTAAACGAGTTGCGCGGGCCGGAGTTCAGCGCGGTCATCATCACGCACTACAACCGCATCCTGAAGTACATCGAGCCGGATCACGTCCACGTCATGCTCGACGGTCGCCTCGTAACCTCGGGCGGCAAGGAGCTTGCGCTTACGCTCGAGGAGCGCGGCTACGACTGGGTGCGCGAAGAATTTGGAAGCAAGGCATAG